In the Haloferula helveola genome, one interval contains:
- the ispG gene encoding (E)-4-hydroxy-3-methylbut-2-enyl-diphosphate synthase → MSEHSLLHYCPDLLSYTRRRTREVLVGNVGIGGDHPIRVQSMITADTRDTLACVKEVLELADAGCEIVRITAQTKVYAANLENIAREVRAAGCEVPLVADIHFKPDAALEAAKWVEKVRVNPGNYADKKKFEIREYTDAQYEEELERIREQFAPLVEMCKDLGRAMRIGTNHGSLSDRIMNRYGDTPLGMVESALEFARIARDLDYHNFVFSMKASNPKVMIEAYRLLVARLSEEGDDWNYPMHVGVTEAGDGEDGRIKSAIGIGSLLADGIGDTVRVSLTEDPVFEIPVARALAEPFQNKGGWSVPLQSVQGASRPSFNQTAASIRPNWEHLERGTSTNLPHWRIPGATYTVTFRLDDALPDTVMTEHRDRRLMLLKRIEKAIAAAGSRNALGEILPLREEIRELQESLIEPTLHENHGECHLANPEVAELVEKALRHFDGSRYTLHAWSVMPNHVHAVVTPAEGFDLAGVTHSWKSFTAKEANRLLGRTGPFWQEESYDHIVRDADDFRNQVRYVLRNPGEDGGKWTGSPYGASWDEVEAGRSDHGLERDAPATPQLTPSYAPFSYERRKTEVMEIEGHELGGEHEIRVFTSQEKWNAVAHKIAKMGDYKPEIVIERSGVVSVDPRDEAAISAINAGTEARLVTVADGLDLEVVHAFRMLAFRLDARHPILLKDTLVPAAESGDFVEALLAAAGNIGSLLCDGIGDAVIIQGEPAPGQSLRLSYNVLQAAGARIFKTDYVACPSCGRTLFNLQTTTQKIRAATGHLKGVRIAVMGCIVNGPGEMADADFGYVGGAPGKINLYVGKQAVKFNIPEAEAVDRLIDLIREHGKWIDAPTEEPAEV, encoded by the coding sequence ATGAGCGAACACTCGCTGCTCCACTACTGTCCCGATCTGCTGTCCTACACCCGCCGCCGGACCCGCGAGGTGCTGGTCGGCAATGTCGGTATCGGCGGCGACCACCCGATCCGGGTGCAGTCGATGATCACGGCCGACACCCGGGACACCCTGGCGTGCGTGAAGGAGGTGCTGGAACTCGCGGACGCCGGTTGCGAAATCGTGCGGATCACGGCTCAGACAAAAGTCTATGCGGCCAATCTGGAAAACATCGCCCGCGAGGTGCGGGCCGCCGGGTGTGAGGTGCCGCTGGTGGCGGACATCCATTTCAAGCCCGACGCCGCGCTCGAAGCGGCGAAGTGGGTCGAGAAGGTCCGCGTCAATCCCGGCAACTACGCCGACAAGAAGAAGTTCGAGATCCGCGAATACACCGACGCCCAGTACGAGGAGGAACTCGAGCGGATCCGTGAGCAGTTCGCCCCGCTGGTCGAAATGTGCAAGGACCTCGGACGGGCCATGCGCATCGGTACCAATCACGGTTCGTTGTCCGACCGTATCATGAACCGTTACGGCGACACGCCGCTCGGCATGGTGGAAAGCGCGCTGGAGTTCGCCCGCATCGCCCGCGACCTCGACTACCACAATTTCGTATTCTCGATGAAGGCCTCGAATCCGAAAGTCATGATCGAGGCCTATCGCCTGCTGGTCGCCCGGCTATCAGAGGAGGGTGACGACTGGAACTACCCGATGCATGTCGGCGTTACGGAAGCGGGTGATGGTGAGGACGGCCGCATTAAGAGCGCGATCGGCATCGGCTCGTTGCTCGCCGATGGCATCGGCGACACCGTCCGCGTTTCACTGACCGAAGATCCGGTATTCGAGATCCCCGTCGCCCGAGCGCTCGCAGAGCCATTCCAGAACAAGGGTGGCTGGAGCGTCCCGCTCCAGTCTGTGCAAGGGGCGTCCCGCCCCTCTTTCAACCAAACCGCCGCGTCGATTCGCCCGAACTGGGAGCACCTTGAACGAGGCACCTCCACAAACCTCCCTCACTGGAGAATCCCCGGCGCGACCTATACGGTGACGTTCCGGCTGGATGATGCCCTTCCCGACACCGTGATGACCGAGCACCGCGATCGTCGCCTGATGCTGCTGAAGCGAATCGAGAAGGCCATCGCCGCCGCCGGCTCGCGAAACGCCCTAGGCGAGATCCTTCCGCTGCGGGAAGAGATCCGGGAGCTTCAGGAATCGCTGATCGAGCCGACTTTGCACGAGAACCATGGCGAGTGTCATTTGGCAAATCCAGAAGTCGCGGAATTGGTCGAGAAGGCACTCCGGCATTTCGACGGTAGCCGCTACACGCTCCACGCCTGGAGTGTGATGCCGAACCACGTTCATGCGGTGGTGACGCCGGCCGAAGGATTTGATCTCGCTGGAGTCACACACTCGTGGAAGTCGTTCACGGCGAAGGAAGCGAATCGACTTCTGGGTCGGACGGGACCGTTCTGGCAGGAGGAATCGTATGATCACATCGTTCGCGATGCTGATGACTTCCGGAATCAGGTCCGGTATGTGCTGCGGAATCCGGGGGAAGACGGCGGGAAGTGGACCGGGTCGCCTTATGGTGCTTCTTGGGATGAAGTCGAAGCGGGACGCTCCGATCACGGACTGGAGCGGGACGCTCCAGCCACGCCACAGCTCACGCCCTCCTACGCTCCCTTTTCCTATGAACGTCGTAAGACGGAAGTGATGGAGATCGAAGGCCATGAGCTGGGAGGAGAACACGAGATCCGCGTGTTCACCTCTCAAGAGAAGTGGAATGCGGTCGCACACAAGATCGCCAAGATGGGTGACTACAAGCCGGAGATCGTCATCGAACGTTCCGGCGTCGTCAGTGTCGATCCACGAGACGAGGCGGCAATTTCCGCCATCAACGCCGGCACCGAGGCCCGCCTGGTCACCGTGGCGGACGGACTCGATCTGGAAGTCGTCCACGCCTTCCGGATGCTCGCGTTCCGGCTCGATGCCCGCCACCCGATCCTTCTCAAGGACACGCTGGTTCCGGCCGCCGAAAGCGGTGACTTCGTCGAGGCGTTGCTGGCAGCAGCGGGCAACATCGGCTCGCTGCTCTGCGACGGCATCGGTGATGCCGTGATCATCCAGGGTGAGCCAGCCCCGGGGCAATCACTACGCCTATCGTACAACGTGCTCCAGGCTGCGGGCGCCCGCATTTTCAAGACCGACTACGTCGCCTGCCCGAGCTGTGGCCGGACCCTCTTCAACCTGCAGACCACGACCCAGAAGATCCGCGCGGCCACCGGCCACCTGAAGGGCGTCCGCATCGCGGTGATGGGATGCATTGTCAACGGACCGGGCGAGATGGCCGACGCCGACTTCGGCTACGTCGGTGGCGCTCCGGGCAAGATCAACCTCTACGTCGGCAAGCAGGCGGTGAAATTCAATATCCCGGAAGCCGAGGCGGTCGACCGCCTGATCGACCTGATCCGCGAGCACGGCAAATGGATCGATGCTCCGACCGAAGAACCTGCCGAGGTCTGA
- the clpS gene encoding ATP-dependent Clp protease adapter ClpS: protein MPESDTLLEEKTALDQPWSVVVHDDPVNLMDYVTWVFMKVLGYGKPRAEKLMLEVHQLGRSVVWTGQKEKAELYTQQLQAHQLKAAMEKTEG from the coding sequence ATGCCGGAGAGCGATACGCTGTTAGAAGAGAAGACGGCGCTCGACCAGCCATGGAGCGTGGTGGTTCACGATGATCCGGTGAACCTGATGGACTACGTGACGTGGGTCTTCATGAAGGTCCTGGGCTATGGCAAGCCGAGGGCGGAGAAGCTGATGCTCGAGGTCCACCAGCTCGGGCGTTCGGTGGTCTGGACCGGCCAGAAGGAAAAGGCGGAGCTCTACACGCAGCAACTCCAGGCCCACCAGCTCAAGGCGGCGATGGAGAAGACCGAGGGATGA
- a CDS encoding glycosyltransferase family 9 protein has product MSDESLLIVSPECWRDACFSLPATRALARVRPTDILCPEPQRRLWEASGVSQVLTHDGSKKSLAESLTGIQHVLLWEDGVVAKACVKAAIPDRIGLPAPGLAKKLTRSLERTVRPGPPEHDVRRFLDTAATLGAEPFQQENFAALEIEGERYPDKVLIVADSDFGKNHEWPAGRWIELLEELPKHLLVLASGPLARKVAEATGIEVLEISDPIEAARFGQLIGADGSMPHVAAAFGTTCAVLYGPGDPDLIRPLGKQHSIIRRKVECSPCFVSSCPLDLRCQEDLSVGRVSNLLRGFIPA; this is encoded by the coding sequence GTGTCGGACGAGTCCTTGCTGATCGTTTCCCCGGAGTGCTGGCGCGACGCCTGTTTCTCGCTTCCGGCGACGCGCGCGCTGGCCCGGGTCCGTCCCACAGACATTCTCTGCCCCGAACCGCAGCGTCGACTTTGGGAGGCGTCCGGGGTCTCGCAGGTCCTGACCCACGACGGCAGCAAGAAGTCACTGGCGGAGTCGCTGACAGGAATCCAGCATGTGTTGCTCTGGGAAGACGGCGTGGTTGCGAAAGCCTGTGTGAAGGCCGCTATACCGGACCGGATCGGACTGCCCGCACCCGGTTTGGCGAAGAAGCTCACCCGTTCACTCGAGCGCACGGTGCGTCCCGGCCCTCCTGAACACGACGTTCGCCGATTCCTCGACACCGCCGCCACACTCGGTGCGGAACCTTTCCAGCAAGAGAACTTCGCGGCGTTGGAAATCGAGGGGGAACGCTACCCTGACAAAGTTCTGATCGTTGCTGACAGCGACTTCGGGAAAAACCACGAATGGCCTGCCGGGCGCTGGATCGAGCTGTTGGAAGAGCTTCCAAAGCATCTGCTGGTCCTTGCGTCGGGGCCGCTCGCGCGGAAAGTCGCGGAAGCCACCGGCATCGAGGTTCTGGAAATTTCCGATCCGATCGAAGCGGCCCGCTTCGGACAGCTGATCGGCGCGGACGGCTCCATGCCCCACGTCGCGGCCGCATTCGGTACGACATGTGCCGTACTATATGGTCCCGGCGACCCCGATCTGATCCGTCCGCTGGGCAAGCAACATTCGATCATCCGGAGGAAAGTCGAATGCTCTCCCTGCTTCGTCTCAAGCTGCCCGCTGGATCTCCGTTGTCAGGAAGACCTCAGCGTGGGACGGGTATCGAACTTGCTCCGAGGATTCATTCCCGCATGA
- a CDS encoding DUF1287 domain-containing protein, with translation MARRSNNHLDTIEYIGPRPQKPAKRPNFLAGWVVLLVAAGAVYFFGKPFLPLLQAQQTAPTTERADRLIAELQPSAKPGERLAAAALQRTQSAVAYEDAYYKIPYPNGDIPSDKGRAEDLVIRSYRALGIDLQKRVHEDMVRNFSEYPQIFGRKSADRNIDHRLTANLQRFFRRSGAELLVSTADGDQPSQDLTDYQPGDVVAWRLAGGRSHIGIVVPGPGEHRSESWVVHNIGSGPVWENCLLNFKVIGHYRYTGEESVDVTALAPVQW, from the coding sequence ATGGCTCGCCGCTCCAACAATCACCTCGACACGATCGAATACATCGGCCCCCGGCCTCAGAAGCCGGCGAAGCGGCCGAATTTCCTTGCGGGCTGGGTGGTTCTGCTTGTCGCTGCCGGCGCCGTTTACTTTTTCGGGAAGCCCTTTTTGCCGCTCCTTCAGGCCCAGCAAACGGCTCCCACGACAGAGCGTGCTGACCGTCTGATTGCCGAGCTTCAGCCGTCCGCCAAACCGGGCGAGCGCCTCGCTGCCGCCGCTCTCCAGCGGACTCAGTCGGCCGTGGCCTACGAGGACGCTTACTACAAGATTCCTTACCCCAACGGCGACATTCCTTCGGACAAGGGCCGCGCCGAGGATCTGGTGATCCGCTCGTATCGGGCACTTGGGATCGACCTCCAGAAGCGGGTTCATGAGGACATGGTCCGGAACTTCTCCGAGTACCCGCAGATCTTCGGCCGCAAGTCGGCTGACCGGAACATCGACCACCGCCTCACCGCGAATCTCCAGCGCTTCTTCCGCCGCTCGGGCGCCGAGCTGTTGGTCAGCACCGCTGACGGCGATCAGCCGAGTCAGGACCTGACCGACTACCAACCCGGCGACGTGGTCGCATGGCGTTTGGCTGGCGGACGCAGCCACATCGGCATCGTGGTTCCGGGTCCCGGTGAGCATCGCAGCGAGTCGTGGGTGGTCCACAATATCGGTTCCGGTCCCGTGTGGGAGAATTGCCTGCTCAACTTCAAAGTGATCGGCCACTACCGCTACACCGGTGAGGAGAGCGTCGATGTGACCGCCCTCGCTCCCGTTCAGTGGTGA